A single genomic interval of Psychroserpens sp. NJDZ02 harbors:
- a CDS encoding acyl-CoA carboxylase subunit beta has protein sequence MDINFNKNEDHNKLLLSDLKSKLTKVKLGGGENRIEKQHAKGKMTARERVNYLLDSKKKSIEIGAFAGDKMYAEHGGCPSGGVVVKMGYIKGKQCIVVANDATVKAGAWFPITGKKNLRAQEIAIENKLPIIYLVDSAGVYLPMQDEIFPDKEHFGRIFRNNAVMSSMGITQISAIMGSCVAGGAYLPIMSDEAIIVDKTASIFLAGSYLVKAAIGETIDNETLGGATTHCELSGVTDYKAKDDKDALDKIKRLIDKIGDYDKAGFSRNESKKPKENPEDIYGILPKSRADQYDMKEIIKRLVDDSEFDEYKEDYGKTIITAYARIDGWAVGIIANQRKLVKNAKGEMQFGGVIYNDSADKSTRFIANCNQKKIPLVFLQDVTGFMVGSKSEHSGIIKDGAKMVNAVSNSVVPKFTIILGNSYGAGNYAMCGKAYDPRLIAAWPSAELAVMSGNSAAKVLLQIETASLKKKGETITKEKEEELFNKIKSRYDDQVSPYYAAARIWTDGVIDPLDTRTWISMGIEAANHAPIEKQFNMGVLQV, from the coding sequence ATGGACATTAACTTCAACAAAAACGAAGATCATAATAAACTACTACTATCTGACCTCAAATCTAAATTAACAAAAGTTAAATTAGGTGGCGGAGAAAACCGAATAGAAAAGCAACACGCCAAAGGTAAAATGACTGCTAGAGAGCGTGTAAATTATCTATTAGATAGTAAAAAGAAAAGTATAGAGATTGGCGCTTTTGCTGGAGATAAAATGTATGCCGAACATGGTGGTTGCCCTTCTGGTGGTGTCGTTGTTAAAATGGGATACATCAAAGGAAAGCAATGTATTGTTGTAGCCAATGATGCTACTGTCAAAGCAGGCGCATGGTTTCCTATTACTGGAAAGAAGAACTTACGTGCTCAAGAAATTGCAATAGAAAACAAATTACCAATTATTTACCTTGTAGATTCTGCTGGTGTGTATTTACCAATGCAAGACGAAATATTTCCTGATAAAGAACATTTTGGCCGCATTTTTAGAAATAACGCCGTTATGAGTAGTATGGGAATTACTCAAATTTCCGCAATAATGGGGAGTTGCGTTGCTGGAGGTGCTTACTTACCTATTATGAGTGACGAGGCTATTATAGTGGATAAAACCGCTAGTATTTTTCTTGCTGGTAGTTACTTAGTTAAAGCTGCCATAGGAGAAACTATAGATAATGAAACACTTGGTGGAGCAACAACACATTGCGAACTTAGTGGTGTGACAGATTACAAAGCTAAAGATGACAAAGATGCTTTAGACAAAATAAAGCGTTTGATTGATAAAATTGGAGATTATGATAAAGCCGGCTTTAGCCGAAATGAATCTAAGAAACCAAAAGAGAATCCTGAAGATATTTACGGTATTTTACCTAAATCTAGAGCCGATCAATACGACATGAAAGAGATTATCAAACGTCTCGTTGATGACTCTGAGTTTGATGAATATAAAGAAGATTACGGAAAAACAATTATTACTGCTTATGCAAGAATTGATGGTTGGGCTGTAGGTATAATTGCTAACCAACGTAAGCTAGTTAAAAATGCAAAAGGCGAAATGCAATTTGGTGGTGTTATCTATAATGATAGTGCAGACAAATCGACACGTTTTATAGCAAATTGTAATCAGAAAAAAATTCCGTTAGTCTTTTTACAAGATGTTACAGGATTTATGGTAGGAAGTAAAAGTGAGCATTCCGGGATTATTAAAGATGGAGCTAAAATGGTAAATGCTGTTAGTAATAGTGTTGTACCAAAGTTTACTATTATCTTAGGTAATAGTTATGGTGCTGGAAATTATGCAATGTGCGGTAAAGCTTATGACCCAAGATTAATTGCTGCTTGGCCAAGTGCAGAACTTGCTGTTATGAGTGGTAATAGTGCTGCTAAAGTCTTATTGCAAATTGAAACAGCTTCTCTTAAAAAGAAAGGCGAAACAATTACTAAAGAAAAAGAAGAGGAATTATTTAATAAAATCAAATCACGTTACGACGATCAAGTATCTCCTTATTATGCAGCAGCCCGTATTTGGACGGATGGCGTTATTGATCCTTTAGATACTAGAACTTGGATTAGCATGGGGATTGAGGCTGCCAATCACGCACCTATTGAGAAGCAATTTAACATGGGCGTTTTACAAGTTTAA
- a CDS encoding MarR family winged helix-turn-helix transcriptional regulator — protein MAGFAEEIKSKFESNKVKAMLNILFTANHITSFQNDFFKPFGLSPQQYNILRILRGAKEPIKVQTIKERMVERAPNLTRLTDKLCDKHLIKRISFPGDRRVVLIEITTQGVDLLKQIRPNNPLHNLLDNVTEDEAGQLSDLLDKLRTTIK, from the coding sequence ATGGCTGGTTTTGCAGAAGAAATTAAATCAAAGTTTGAAAGTAACAAAGTAAAAGCGATGCTTAATATTTTGTTTACAGCAAATCATATTACAAGTTTTCAAAACGACTTTTTTAAGCCTTTTGGATTATCACCACAACAATATAATATTTTAAGAATATTAAGAGGTGCAAAAGAGCCTATAAAAGTACAAACCATAAAAGAGCGTATGGTAGAGCGTGCACCTAATTTGACACGTCTAACCGATAAGTTGTGTGATAAACATTTAATTAAACGTATTTCTTTTCCTGGAGATAGGAGAGTGGTGTTAATAGAGATTACTACACAGGGGGTAGATCTTTTAAAACAAATTAGGCCCAATAATCCGTTACATAATTTGCTAGACAATGTTACAGAGGACGAAGCGGGGCAACTAAGTGATTTGTTAGATAAATTGAGGACAACCATAAAATAA
- a CDS encoding pirin family protein encodes MHTVIHKAADRGFANHGWLQANHSFSFAQFFDSEKIQFGALRVLNDDVIAPSMGFSTHAHDNMEIITIPLKGALKHKDSMGNQWETIEVGEVQIMSAGSGLKHSEMNAKTDEYLSLFQIWIIPNKQNVAPRYDQQFFKAEDRLGKLQTLVTSIDGVEDGLKIHQDAKLSRIDLKADESFIYNTKSDGHGTYVMVISGTVSIDNNTLQSRDAIGVTSTDRFSINTITEAQLLFIEVPMS; translated from the coding sequence ATGCATACAGTTATACATAAAGCAGCAGATCGTGGTTTTGCAAATCATGGTTGGTTGCAAGCAAATCATAGTTTTAGTTTTGCTCAGTTTTTTGATTCAGAAAAGATACAATTTGGAGCTTTACGCGTGTTAAATGATGATGTTATTGCACCAAGTATGGGTTTTAGTACTCACGCTCATGATAATATGGAAATCATTACCATTCCTTTAAAAGGGGCTCTGAAGCATAAAGACTCTATGGGGAACCAATGGGAAACAATAGAAGTAGGAGAAGTGCAAATTATGAGTGCAGGAAGTGGTTTGAAGCATTCTGAAATGAATGCAAAAACGGATGAGTATTTAAGTTTGTTTCAAATTTGGATTATTCCTAATAAGCAAAATGTAGCACCACGTTATGATCAACAATTTTTTAAGGCTGAAGATAGATTAGGTAAGCTACAAACGTTGGTAACTTCCATTGATGGAGTGGAAGACGGATTAAAAATACATCAAGATGCTAAATTATCTCGAATTGATTTAAAAGCAGACGAGTCTTTTATATATAACACTAAAAGTGATGGTCATGGTACCTATGTTATGGTTATTTCCGGAACGGTGTCTATTGATAATAATACATTACAAAGTAGAGATGCAATAGGTGTGACTAGTACTGATCGTTTTTCAATTAATACTATAACAGAGGCACAACTACTTTTTATAGAAGTCCCAATGTCATAG
- a CDS encoding NADPH-dependent FMN reductase gives MKKIIAFGGSNSSTSINKQLATYASSLLENVSVEVLDLNNFEVPIYGVDLEAASGFPDKAKQFFDKITDSDGVVVSLAEHNGAYTAAFKNLLDWLSRIEVKVFQDKPMLLMSTSPGPRAGQSVFDMAADRFPRHNANIVATFNLPSFNDNLKDGTIVNAELNKGLIKAVSTFSENL, from the coding sequence ATGAAAAAAATAATAGCCTTTGGAGGTAGTAATAGTTCTACTTCAATAAATAAACAATTAGCAACTTACGCTTCGTCATTATTAGAGAATGTGTCTGTTGAAGTTTTAGATTTAAATAATTTTGAAGTGCCTATTTATGGTGTCGATTTAGAAGCTGCTTCAGGTTTTCCAGATAAAGCAAAACAATTTTTTGACAAGATTACCGATTCTGACGGAGTTGTAGTGTCGTTAGCAGAACATAATGGTGCCTATACAGCTGCATTTAAAAACCTATTGGATTGGTTATCTAGAATTGAGGTTAAAGTATTTCAAGATAAACCAATGTTATTAATGAGTACGTCTCCAGGACCAAGAGCAGGGCAATCTGTATTTGATATGGCAGCAGATAGGTTTCCTAGACATAATGCTAATATCGTCGCGACTTTTAATTTACCATCATTTAATGATAACTTAAAAGACGGGACTATAGTTAATGCGGAATTAAATAAAGGTTTAATCAAAGCGGTTAGTACATTTTCTGAAAATTTATAA
- a CDS encoding CAL67264 family membrane protein — protein sequence MAMNKNTVLAWATTIMIIVGLALIALGAFRYDDVAGWGFAAVGVGFFAVAWVFNALKGRV from the coding sequence ATGGCAATGAACAAAAATACTGTGTTAGCTTGGGCTACCACAATTATGATAATAGTAGGATTAGCATTAATTGCATTAGGAGCTTTTAGATATGACGATGTAGCCGGTTGGGGTTTTGCAGCTGTAGGCGTTGGCTTTTTTGCTGTTGCATGGGTATTTAATGCACTTAAAGG